One Myxococcales bacterium genomic region harbors:
- a CDS encoding sigma-70 family RNA polymerase sigma factor, producing MPGEACDLRAIAEKMRPFVASRVPPGDVDDVLQEVLVKVHTRAEAPSEDEPFGRWLHRVTSNVIVDHHRRRGRRERRHEQLGLEPRPDDTAADRDAQATFSQFVAAFVSMLPSPYREALVATELEGLTMREAAAREGVSEAAMKSRALRGRRMLRELFEACCEIALDARGRIVDFAPKL from the coding sequence ATGCCGGGTGAGGCCTGCGATCTCCGCGCGATCGCCGAGAAAATGCGGCCGTTCGTCGCGAGCCGTGTCCCCCCGGGGGATGTCGACGACGTGCTCCAAGAGGTGCTCGTCAAGGTGCACACGCGCGCCGAGGCCCCCTCCGAGGACGAGCCCTTCGGGCGCTGGCTCCACCGTGTCACGAGCAACGTCATCGTCGACCACCACCGGCGTCGCGGCCGCCGCGAGCGCCGTCACGAGCAGCTCGGCCTCGAGCCTCGTCCCGACGACACGGCCGCGGACCGAGACGCCCAGGCGACGTTCTCCCAGTTCGTCGCGGCGTTCGTTTCGATGCTCCCGTCACCCTACCGCGAGGCGCTCGTAGCGACCGAGCTCGAGGGGCTCACGATGCGCGAAGCCGCGGCGCGCGAGGGGGTCAGCGAGGCCGCCATGAAGTCGCGCGCGCTCCGAGGCCGCCGCATGCTGCGCGAGCTCTTCGAGGCATGCTGCGAGATCGCGCTCGACGCGCGTGGCCGCATCGTCGACTTCGCCCCCAAGCTCTGA